The Pseudomonadota bacterium genome segment CGCCCTGTTGCTCGAATCTAAAATATTGTAATATATCATTATGTTGTGGATTTTGCCGTTTTCGGACCCTTTGGCCGGTTTATTGCAAATATATGGAATGGATGCTTCCGCGCACGTCAGTGCCGTGCTATTAATGGCGCATCCAGGAGGATCTTATGAGGCGAATAGCGGTGTCTATCTTTGTGGCGGTCGCATTCTGCATTGCCCTTCCCAAGAATGCTTTGGCGAATTTCAGCCACAGCACCAATTCGCACCATAATGCCATAGTCTTTCCCTGGCCTTCGAATGCGGGCGAGAGCCAGCAGGTGGGGGACATCTTATTCTTCTCCCGCCTGGTGGGTTCGGGCAACTGCGGCCAGACCGCAGGCGGCATTAGGATCTGGTTTCACTGCAAGAAGCATGGTTCCAGCTCCGCTCAGTTCGAAGAACCGACTGAGATCTACCATATCGAGCCTCAGGAGATTTCCATGGCTTGCTACAAGCATGAGGAGGGCGATAATTACTGCGACGTCAAGTGCGTGGTCGGCAATTCGCACAAACTGAAGCTCATGTACAACGAGAGCATCGGCTCCTGCCTCAGTAGTTACAAGGAAGTCTACCTGAAATCGTATTCCATTGGCGAGAGCAACGTGATGAAAGTGCACACCATACTTCAACCGCCGACCTGGTTAGATTCGGACGACGACAATGTCGTGAATTTATTCGACAATTGTCCGGATAAAGCCAATCCGACACAGAAAAACTCTGACGGCGACGGCCTGGGCGACGCCTGCGACAACTGTCCCGACGTCGCCAATCCGGACCAGGCGAATTCCGAAACGACATGCGGCGGGGTCGAGGGGACGCTGCCAGATGGGTGGGGCGACGCCTGCGACAACTGCCCGCTCGCCTGCAACAACGACCAGACCGACACCGACGGCGACGGCCTGGGCGACGCGTGCGACGATGACGACGACAACGACGGGGTCCCGGATGTCTCCGACAATTGCCCGAAGGTGAAGAACCCGCACCAGGAGGACGGCGATCTCGACGGGATCGGGAACGCCTGCGATCCTGACACGAAATATATCTTGGACAAGACCATGAAGCCTGAGATGACGGACGCGCCGATGCAGCTCGCACCCGGGGGGCCCGAGAAGAGGAATGTGATCAAGCGGAAGGTGCGCATCGTGCCCAGTCCGCAGGGCGTTGATGCGCCGATGGCGCCAATGCCGTCAGGCAGATAGCCCGGGATTTTTCTCAGAGGATCGCTGTGAGAGAGAGATAAAGGCCTGCCGTAAGGCGGGCCTTTGTGTATCAGAATATTTGACGCTGCCGGGTAGATTCTCACTCTGATCACGATCCGTTCGGTCTTTCACGCTCCAGATAAACCATAGAAAACAATAATTTCAAGTGCAGCGCATCGTTATGCGTCCCTGGCATGCTCCTTGCTTGTTTTATGAGGTGGAGGGAGCGGTATGGAAAAGGGACACGCCAGCGACATGATCATGGAGAGGATCCTGTGCGGGACCGAGCTCGAGGCCGAGTGCCGGAACCCGGCGGTGATCTCCTGCGGCGGGATCTACATACCGCACAGCGGCGCGCGCGAGCAGCTGATCTACGAGATCATCAACACATCCAGCTCCGAGGAGCCGGTGAAGGTGGTCTCCGGCTATCGCCCCCGCAACATACTGCACGAGATAATCCTGAAAGAGTCGATGAACTGAACCCTTTGGGAGATCATATCTCCTTTTCCGAGGCCGGTCGCGAGACCGGCCTTTCGCCTTTTTGCGATCTCATCCGGCGAGGATCGCAAGCGCCCTTGCCTGCGCCGGCATTTGCATGTATGCCAACGCGGTGATCCGGGGCGACTGCAGGGAGGTGGCCGGCGAGTTCGCCAGGCTGTGCGGGGTGCGGCAGGGCATGCCCGATCTGGCGCTCTTGCGCACTCTCACGCGCGAATTCGGCCGGCTTCCGTACGAGAACTTCACCAAGGTCCTGCGCGCCGCGGGGCATGAAGACCCTTTGCAGAGGCTGCGCACGCCCGAGGTGGTGCTCTCGGAGCACCTGGAGAGGGGTGCCGGCGGCACCTGCTTCTCGCTCACTCACTTCTTCCGCCGGGTGCTCGAGTTCTTCGGCTTCGATGCGGCCCCGGTCCTGTGCGACCGCTCCTACGGGCCGGGCACGCACTGCGCGCTGATCGTCCGCGCAGGATGCGCGAGGTTTCTGGTCGATCCGGGTTATCTCATGCAGGAGCCGATCGAGATCCCTGAACATGGCGCGTCCCTGCAGCGCGGCCTGCAGGGCGCGCTCACGCTCACGAGGCTCGGGCGATCGAGCCAGCTCCTGCTGATCTCCGAGAGCGAAGGAGGCAAAAAGATCCGGTACAGGCTGCGCGACAGGCCCGTCTCGGACGAGGAGTTCCTCGCGCGCTGGATCGACTCGTTCGAGTGGCCCATGATGCGCCACCTGTGCGTGTCGCGCCAGACGGCAGAGGGACAGCTCTACATGAGGGACGGCAGAGTCCGGCGCGTGCGCGGCGGCGACAGGAACCAGGTGCGGCTGGGGTCGGATTTTGCAGAAGAGGTCGAGCGCGCCTTCGGCGTCGACCGCCGCCTGGTCTCCATGGCGCGCGATGCGCTGGCTACAATTCGCAATGTCGCACTGACGCAACGCTTCGGGTGTTCTTCGCAGCGTGGCTCGAGGAGGCCGGATACAGCAGCCTATAAGTACCGGCCGACGAAAGCCCCCGACGAGACGGCGTCTGAGGCGAGGAGGGATAGCGAGAAGAATACCCGAAGCGTTGCGTCCGTCGACATCAAAGGACGGTAATATGACAGACAATCTCGTTAAGCCCATCGCCGGGATACTCACGTCGCGCACCGACGTTCTTGAAGGCGTGCTTGAGATGATGGAGCCGCTGTTCGGCGATGCTGACATCCGCGGGGAATTGCAGCCGTTCACGCACACCGATTACTACGGGGATGAGATGGGCGCGGGCCTTTCGCGCTGCTTCGTGTCGTTCGCCAAGATCGTGCCCGGGGAGGCTGCGGCCGGTTTCAAGCAGTTTGCGCAGGAGATCGAGTGTCGCTTCTCGGCCGAGGGCCGACGCATCGTTAACATCGACCCGGGCTATCTGGACCAGAGCAAGCTCGTGCTCCTCTCCGGCAAATACGGCGGCCACAAGGTCGCGCTCGCGCCCGGGGTCTATGCGGACGTGCTGCTCTGGTACAACAAGGGCTGGCAGCCCATGCCGTGGGCGTTCCCCGACTTCCGCGACGGATCGCTCTTTTTGCTCTTCACAAAGATGAGGCTCGCGTTTAAGAGGCAGAGAAGCTGAGAAGCTGAGAAGCTCAAAGCTGAAAGCTGAAAGCTGAAAGCTGAAAGCTGAAAGCTGAAAGCTCAAGGGTGAAGGGCAAGAAGTTGAAGTTGTTGGTATTTTGACGCTTTTAAGTAATTTTTGACCCATTTTGAGAAAGAGGAAGATCAAGTCCTGCATTATTATCATTAAATTTCATTAAGTTATGTTTAAGACCGCATTCGCCGGCAGTGGCACGCTTTATGCTCATTTTATGCCTGCTGGATGGTGTCTTCTGCCATTCGGGAGGAGGCGTTATGAAGACCAAGGCCATTGCGTACGACTCGTCATGGGTCCGGCGCCTATGGCTCATGCTCCTTGTCGCCACAGCGGCACTCGTACTGGCCGGATGCTTCGGGAGCGGAGCGATCAAATACGGCGACCCGGACGTCAACGGCGGCGGGGGCGGAGGCGGGCCGAGCAGCGCCGTCACCGCGAGCTATGCGGCCACGGGGACGATAGGGGTCTTCACGCGCAGCATACTCGTCTCCTTCTCTCGGGAGCTGACCGCCGACGAGAGGCAGTACGTTGAGGAGAACTTCTCCGTCACCGACGAGGAGAAGAATCCTTTCCCGGTGGTCGACGCCTACTGGCTATCCGGCTCGCTGTTCAGGATCTGCGGCCCGCTCGAGTACGGGGCCACCTACGACGTCGACATCGGCGACCTGCCTGTATCCGCCTCCGTGGGCAAGGCGACCGAGCTCTCCGGGAGCGTGACTCTGGACGTGAAC includes the following:
- a CDS encoding arylamine N-acetyltransferase produces the protein MYANAVIRGDCREVAGEFARLCGVRQGMPDLALLRTLTREFGRLPYENFTKVLRAAGHEDPLQRLRTPEVVLSEHLERGAGGTCFSLTHFFRRVLEFFGFDAAPVLCDRSYGPGTHCALIVRAGCARFLVDPGYLMQEPIEIPEHGASLQRGLQGALTLTRLGRSSQLLLISESEGGKKIRYRLRDRPVSDEEFLARWIDSFEWPMMRHLCVSRQTAEGQLYMRDGRVRRVRGGDRNQVRLGSDFAEEVERAFGVDRRLVSMARDALATIRNVALTQRFGCSSQRGSRRPDTAAYKYRPTKAPDETASEARRDSEKNTRSVASVDIKGR
- a CDS encoding thrombospondin type 3 repeat-containing protein; this encodes MRRIAVSIFVAVAFCIALPKNALANFSHSTNSHHNAIVFPWPSNAGESQQVGDILFFSRLVGSGNCGQTAGGIRIWFHCKKHGSSSAQFEEPTEIYHIEPQEISMACYKHEEGDNYCDVKCVVGNSHKLKLMYNESIGSCLSSYKEVYLKSYSIGESNVMKVHTILQPPTWLDSDDDNVVNLFDNCPDKANPTQKNSDGDGLGDACDNCPDVANPDQANSETTCGGVEGTLPDGWGDACDNCPLACNNDQTDTDGDGLGDACDDDDDNDGVPDVSDNCPKVKNPHQEDGDLDGIGNACDPDTKYILDKTMKPEMTDAPMQLAPGGPEKRNVIKRKVRIVPSPQGVDAPMAPMPSGR
- a CDS encoding DUF4416 family protein, translated to MTDNLVKPIAGILTSRTDVLEGVLEMMEPLFGDADIRGELQPFTHTDYYGDEMGAGLSRCFVSFAKIVPGEAAAGFKQFAQEIECRFSAEGRRIVNIDPGYLDQSKLVLLSGKYGGHKVALAPGVYADVLLWYNKGWQPMPWAFPDFRDGSLFLLFTKMRLAFKRQRS